The proteins below are encoded in one region of Thermosulfurimonas marina:
- a CDS encoding polyprenyl synthetase family protein yields the protein MEKERLLAALAEDLERIESALSAVQASQVPFINEVSHYILFAGGKRLRPLLTVLCARLLGYEDPDIYHLSVLFEYLHAATLLHDDVVDGAEFRRGRKAAHNLWGNQATILVGDYLYARALRIAVEKGNFEVLKVVTQTTLLMSEGEVLQLLNVDNTGLTEAEYEEVIFRKTAALMAAACECGGIMAGAGPEERRELYRFGRHLGLAFQITDDLLDYLGVSAETGKDLGTDFKEGKVTLPLIYALEVAGDGDRSRLLALLRDPESTPESFHEAREIIARLGGFEKTRRRAEREVEAALSALSRFPENPTRRLLEDLTRYILVRRR from the coding sequence ATGGAGAAAGAAAGACTCCTTGCCGCGCTGGCCGAAGACCTGGAACGGATTGAGTCTGCCCTTTCGGCGGTCCAGGCCTCCCAGGTGCCCTTTATCAATGAAGTGAGCCACTACATCCTCTTTGCCGGGGGAAAGCGCCTCCGGCCCCTCCTTACCGTGCTCTGCGCGCGCCTTCTGGGCTATGAGGATCCCGATATTTACCACCTTTCCGTCCTTTTCGAATATCTGCATGCGGCCACTCTCCTTCACGACGATGTGGTGGACGGAGCAGAATTTCGGCGGGGACGCAAAGCGGCCCACAACCTCTGGGGCAACCAGGCCACCATCCTGGTGGGAGACTACCTTTATGCCCGGGCCCTGAGGATTGCCGTAGAGAAGGGAAACTTCGAGGTCCTCAAGGTAGTCACCCAGACCACCCTTCTTATGAGTGAAGGGGAGGTGCTCCAGCTCTTAAATGTGGACAATACCGGGCTTACCGAAGCCGAATACGAGGAGGTCATCTTCCGGAAGACCGCGGCCCTTATGGCTGCGGCCTGTGAATGCGGAGGGATCATGGCCGGGGCCGGCCCTGAGGAACGGCGAGAACTTTATCGCTTTGGGCGTCACCTGGGGCTGGCCTTTCAGATCACCGACGATCTTCTGGACTACCTGGGAGTCTCCGCGGAGACCGGAAAGGACCTGGGTACGGACTTCAAGGAGGGCAAGGTCACTCTCCCCCTGATCTACGCCTTGGAGGTGGCCGGGGACGGAGACCGCTCCCGGCTTCTGGCCCTCCTGCGCGACCCCGAGTCCACCCCGGAAAGCTTCCACGAGGCCCGGGAGATCATCGCGCGTCTGGGAGGCTTCGAGAAGACCCGCCGGCGGGCGGAAAGAGAGGTGGAGGCCGCCCTTTCGGCCCTTTCCCGGTTTCCCGAAAATCCCACCCGCAGGCTCCTCGAAGACCTCACCCGTTATATCCTGGTGCGCCGCCGATGA
- a CDS encoding phosphatase PAP2 family protein: MKALFFLLNQDLGPVVDRLMIGVSEPRVIYAFFILLSLGLLWHRGRRVLAVPFLALALVLLADAFCARVLKPAFHFPRPYAALSGVRVYKGGHFRRTERALSAESYGFPSCHATNTAAATAFFGMVEPWTLLAAAPFTLLVGISRVYLGHHFPRDVLFGWLVGGTVGLSGGWLWRRAKRAS, translated from the coding sequence TTGAAAGCCCTCTTTTTTCTCCTCAATCAGGATCTGGGACCGGTGGTGGATCGGCTCATGATCGGGGTGAGCGAGCCCCGGGTGATTTATGCCTTTTTCATCCTCCTTTCCCTGGGGCTCCTTTGGCACAGGGGCCGCCGGGTGTTGGCGGTGCCCTTTCTGGCCCTGGCACTGGTGCTTTTGGCCGACGCCTTCTGTGCCCGGGTGCTCAAGCCGGCCTTTCATTTCCCTCGTCCTTATGCCGCCCTCTCCGGGGTAAGGGTCTATAAAGGAGGGCATTTTCGGAGAACTGAAAGGGCCCTTTCGGCCGAAAGCTACGGATTTCCCTCCTGTCACGCCACCAACACCGCGGCGGCCACGGCCTTTTTCGGGATGGTGGAGCCCTGGACCCTTCTGGCTGCGGCTCCCTTCACCCTTCTGGTAGGGATCTCCCGGGTCTATTTGGGGCATCATTTCCCCCGGGATGTGCTTTTCGGGTGGTTGGTGGGAGGGACTGTGGGCCTTAGCGGAGGATGGCTTTGGAGAAGGGCGAAAAGGGCCTCCTAG
- a CDS encoding ArnT family glycosyltransferase, whose protein sequence is MALEKGEKGLLDLLFSAEGLFLLVIFAFRLGFLREVHLELSPDEAYYWDWSRHLAFGYYSKPPLVAWLIAASTHLLGISEYAVRLPALLCGMGFLVFFYLLVYRLFGRLPARWALFAAALTPIFTVFGLLMTIDPPLLFFWAGALYFGWQAAEENSLRYWFLLGLFCGLGLLTKQTMLAFGAFYGLWLFFYRRELLRRPGPWITLAVALLLWAPNLHWMATHNWITLRHTEHHFKEEEGTYLLGPGRFLAEQAGVFSPLLFGLFAWGAFMLFRRRDWRERPELSYLWVLSAWPYLAVLPLSFLRKVNANWPMPFFVAGLALASGIVFSLKGGRKARLLRGIYLAGLLLALLGTALLYQLPRFPEKFPRPVAGLLFRFYGWRKMARTVERYRRPGEPLVANHRYLASELAFYLPDHPQVYQLPAPRPKSQYHLWGIPQGLCGRKILWALKEGGPPPSPEAIPLFRGSFPLPGGRKRTLSLWRGYFIINTCFSEEFSL, encoded by the coding sequence ATGGCTTTGGAGAAGGGCGAAAAGGGCCTCCTAGACCTTCTTTTTTCGGCCGAAGGACTTTTCCTCCTGGTGATCTTCGCCTTCCGTCTGGGGTTTCTCCGGGAGGTCCATCTGGAGCTTTCCCCGGATGAGGCCTATTACTGGGACTGGTCGCGACATCTGGCCTTCGGCTACTATAGCAAACCTCCCCTGGTGGCCTGGCTTATTGCCGCCTCCACCCATCTTCTGGGAATCTCGGAATATGCGGTGCGGCTTCCGGCCTTACTTTGCGGGATGGGCTTTTTGGTCTTTTTCTATCTCCTGGTCTATCGCCTTTTTGGGCGTCTTCCCGCCCGCTGGGCCCTCTTTGCTGCGGCGCTCACGCCCATCTTTACCGTCTTTGGCCTTCTCATGACCATTGATCCCCCGCTTCTTTTCTTTTGGGCCGGGGCCCTTTATTTTGGCTGGCAGGCGGCGGAGGAAAATAGCCTGCGGTATTGGTTTCTTCTTGGCCTTTTTTGTGGCCTGGGTCTTCTCACCAAGCAGACCATGTTGGCCTTTGGGGCCTTCTACGGCCTTTGGCTTTTCTTTTATCGGCGGGAGCTTCTCCGCCGGCCCGGACCCTGGATTACCCTGGCGGTGGCCCTTCTCCTCTGGGCCCCCAACCTCCACTGGATGGCCACCCATAACTGGATCACCCTCAGGCATACCGAGCATCATTTCAAAGAAGAAGAAGGGACCTATCTCCTGGGGCCGGGGCGCTTTCTTGCGGAACAGGCCGGGGTATTTTCTCCCCTCCTTTTCGGTCTTTTCGCTTGGGGAGCCTTTATGCTTTTTAGGCGGCGAGACTGGCGGGAAAGGCCCGAGCTTTCCTATCTTTGGGTCCTTTCGGCCTGGCCCTATCTGGCGGTGCTTCCTCTTTCCTTTTTACGCAAGGTGAACGCCAACTGGCCCATGCCCTTCTTTGTGGCCGGGCTGGCCCTTGCGTCGGGCATAGTCTTTTCTTTAAAAGGAGGAAGGAAGGCCCGTCTTCTTCGGGGGATCTATCTTGCGGGGCTGCTCCTGGCCCTGCTGGGTACGGCCCTTCTTTATCAACTCCCCCGCTTTCCGGAGAAATTCCCTCGCCCGGTGGCCGGGCTCCTTTTTCGTTTTTACGGCTGGCGGAAGATGGCCCGGACGGTAGAGAGGTATCGCCGGCCCGGGGAGCCTCTGGTGGCCAATCATCGCTATCTGGCCTCAGAGCTGGCCTTTTACCTTCCGGACCACCCGCAGGTCTATCAGCTTCCGGCGCCCCGCCCGAAAAGCCAATATCATCTCTGGGGTATCCCCCAGGGTCTCTGCGGGAGGAAGATCCTCTGGGCCTTGAAAGAAGGGGGGCCTCCACCTTCTCCCGAAGCCATCCCTCTTTTTAGGGGAAGCTTTCCTCTTCCCGGAGGCCGGAAGAGGACCCTTTCCCTTTGGCGGGGGTATTTTATAATAAATACGTGCTTTTCGGAAGAATTTTCCTTGTAA
- a CDS encoding argininosuccinate synthase, with product MPKKIVLAYSGGLDTSVILKWLLEKYGCPVVAFCADVGQEEDWEEVRRRALAVGAEEVIIRDLREEFVSEFVFTALKANAAYEGWYLMGTSLARPLIAREQVRVAREVGADAVAHGATGKGNDQVRFELTYAALAPELEVIAPWRQWEFEGREDLIRFAEEHGIPVPVTREKPYSIDANLFHISYEGGILEDPWAEPPEDMFRMTVSPEAAPDEPEYLEIDFERGVPVAVNGQRLSPVELLSLLNEMGGRHGVGRVDMVENRFVGLKSRGIYETPGGTILHTAHRALEHLTLDREVMHLRDSLIPRFSELIYYGFWFSPEMEALRAFIEETQKNVTGTVRLKLYKGQAMVVGRKSPVSLYREDLASFDRAEGYDQKDAEGFIRLQALRLKLWSARKGRA from the coding sequence ATGCCTAAGAAGATCGTTCTGGCCTACTCCGGAGGACTGGACACCTCGGTTATCTTAAAATGGCTCCTTGAAAAATATGGCTGTCCGGTGGTGGCCTTTTGTGCGGATGTGGGGCAGGAGGAAGATTGGGAGGAGGTGCGTCGGCGGGCCCTGGCCGTGGGGGCCGAAGAGGTGATCATTCGGGACCTGCGGGAGGAATTCGTCTCCGAATTTGTCTTCACGGCCTTAAAGGCCAACGCCGCCTATGAAGGCTGGTATCTCATGGGTACCTCCCTGGCCCGTCCGCTTATCGCTCGAGAGCAGGTGCGCGTGGCCCGGGAGGTGGGGGCCGACGCCGTAGCCCACGGGGCCACGGGCAAGGGAAACGACCAGGTGCGTTTTGAGCTTACCTACGCGGCCCTGGCCCCGGAGCTAGAGGTCATCGCTCCCTGGAGGCAGTGGGAGTTCGAGGGCCGGGAGGACCTTATCCGTTTTGCGGAAGAACACGGTATTCCGGTACCGGTTACCCGGGAAAAGCCTTACAGTATCGATGCCAATCTCTTTCATATAAGCTACGAGGGCGGAATTCTTGAAGATCCTTGGGCTGAGCCTCCGGAAGATATGTTCCGGATGACGGTTTCTCCGGAGGCGGCCCCGGACGAGCCGGAATACCTGGAGATCGATTTTGAGCGCGGGGTTCCGGTGGCGGTAAATGGCCAGAGGCTTTCTCCGGTGGAACTCCTTTCCCTTCTCAACGAGATGGGCGGCCGTCACGGGGTAGGGCGGGTGGATATGGTGGAAAACCGCTTTGTGGGGCTTAAAAGCCGGGGAATTTACGAGACCCCCGGAGGAACCATCCTCCATACGGCCCATCGGGCCCTGGAGCACCTCACCCTGGATCGGGAAGTTATGCACCTCCGGGATAGCCTCATTCCCAGATTTTCAGAGTTGATCTATTACGGTTTCTGGTTCTCTCCGGAGATGGAGGCCCTGAGGGCCTTCATTGAAGAGACCCAGAAGAATGTTACCGGTACGGTGCGCCTAAAACTTTACAAAGGCCAGGCCATGGTGGTGGGCCGGAAGTCCCCGGTGAGTCTCTATCGGGAGGATCTGGCCAGCTTTGACCGGGCCGAAGGCTATGACCAGAAGGACGCCGAGGGCTTTATTCGTCTCCAGGCCCTGCGTCTGAAGCTCTGGTCCGCGCGGAAGGGCCGGGCCTGA
- the fsa gene encoding fructose-6-phosphate aldolase, translated as MKIFIDTADINEIREIKELGILDGVTTNPSLVKKTGRPWKEAVSEILKECAGLPVSVEVVATDTEGMVREARELAKLGDNAVIKIPCTEAGIRAVRTLSAEGIKTNVTLVFSPLQALLAAKVGATYVSPFIGRIDDIGYDGMMVIEEVVNLYEVYGVETEIIAASIRHVDHVRRCAELGVDIATIPYKVIKQMFRHPLTDVGLERFLRDAEEAGIKI; from the coding sequence ATGAAGATCTTTATCGACACGGCAGACATTAACGAAATTCGTGAGATTAAAGAACTGGGGATCCTTGACGGGGTGACGACCAATCCCTCCCTGGTCAAGAAGACGGGCCGACCGTGGAAGGAGGCCGTAAGCGAAATCCTCAAGGAATGTGCCGGGCTTCCGGTCTCCGTGGAGGTGGTGGCCACGGATACCGAGGGCATGGTGCGGGAGGCCCGGGAACTGGCCAAGCTGGGAGACAACGCGGTAATCAAGATCCCCTGTACCGAGGCCGGTATCCGGGCGGTAAGGACCCTTTCGGCCGAGGGGATCAAGACCAACGTCACCCTGGTCTTTTCTCCTTTACAGGCTTTACTTGCGGCCAAGGTGGGGGCCACCTATGTCTCCCCCTTTATTGGGCGCATCGACGATATCGGCTATGACGGAATGATGGTCATCGAAGAAGTGGTAAACCTTTATGAGGTCTATGGGGTGGAGACCGAGATTATTGCCGCCAGCATCCGCCACGTGGACCATGTGCGGCGCTGTGCGGAGTTAGGGGTAGACATCGCCACCATCCCTTACAAGGTCATCAAACAGATGTTCCGCCATCCGCTCACCGATGTGGGCCTGGAGCGCTTTCTCCGGGATGCAGAGGAGGCGGGGATTAAAATTTGA
- the rpmF gene encoding 50S ribosomal protein L32 — MAVPKRKTSRSRRGMRRAHKHLTAPSVSVCPRCKAPKLPHRVCPSCGTYRGKEFLPSEEA; from the coding sequence ATGGCCGTTCCCAAGCGAAAGACTTCGCGCTCCCGCCGAGGCATGCGCCGGGCGCACAAACACCTGACCGCTCCTTCGGTCTCGGTCTGTCCCCGGTGCAAGGCCCCCAAGTTGCCTCATCGGGTATGCCCCAGCTGTGGCACCTATCGGGGCAAGGAGTTTCTGCCTTCCGAGGAAGCCTAA
- a CDS encoding HAD family hydrolase, whose amino-acid sequence MKNCPQLLVFDCDGVLFDSREANRAYYEDICRALGRPPLTEEELRYVHMHTAEESVRYLFRDLPEKLEEALAYQRTLPYEKFLCYMKLEPGLKEFLEWARGRFHLAISTNRTTTMGRLLEIYGLEPFFDLVMTALKSPKPKPHPEALTVILEHFGVAPEETLYIGDSEVDLQLCRSVGVPLAAYKNPSLPADLHLQSYEDLRRFLSALPKKG is encoded by the coding sequence ATGAAAAATTGTCCCCAACTCCTGGTCTTCGACTGTGACGGGGTCCTTTTTGACTCTCGGGAGGCCAACCGGGCCTATTACGAGGACATCTGTCGGGCCCTGGGGCGCCCTCCCCTCACCGAGGAAGAGCTCCGTTACGTCCATATGCACACCGCCGAAGAGTCCGTGCGCTATCTTTTCCGGGACCTTCCGGAAAAACTGGAAGAGGCCCTGGCCTATCAACGAACCCTCCCCTACGAAAAATTCCTGTGCTACATGAAACTAGAACCCGGCCTCAAAGAGTTCCTGGAATGGGCCCGAGGCCGATTTCATCTGGCCATCTCTACCAACCGCACCACCACCATGGGACGCCTGCTGGAAATCTATGGCCTGGAGCCCTTTTTCGATCTGGTGATGACCGCCTTAAAGAGCCCTAAACCCAAGCCCCACCCGGAGGCCCTCACCGTTATTCTGGAGCACTTCGGTGTGGCCCCGGAGGAGACCCTCTACATTGGAGACTCGGAGGTAGATCTCCAGCTCTGCCGGAGTGTAGGGGTCCCCCTTGCGGCCTACAAGAATCCCTCCCTCCCTGCGGATCTCCATCTCCAAAGCTACGAAGATCTGCGCCGTTTCCTTTCTGCCCTCCCGAAAAAGGGGTAA
- a CDS encoding YceD family protein produces the protein MSGLKVRLEDIPPEGLRLEFEEGPELLADCFPAQGPVAARVFLKKSGIDVKARGHVKAEVRLACDRCLEEFVWQVDEDFEVEFRPQASAPLREETQLTREDLEVIFFEGDEVPVGELVREQVILSVPDKRLCREDCRGLCPVCGKNLNTGECGCPRRAQSPFAVLRELMARKAQTG, from the coding sequence ATGAGCGGTCTTAAAGTGCGCCTAGAAGACATCCCCCCTGAGGGGTTGCGCCTAGAATTTGAAGAGGGCCCGGAGCTCCTGGCCGACTGTTTTCCCGCCCAGGGGCCGGTGGCCGCCCGGGTCTTCTTGAAAAAATCCGGAATTGATGTTAAAGCCAGGGGACACGTGAAGGCGGAGGTGCGTCTAGCCTGCGACCGCTGCCTGGAAGAATTTGTCTGGCAGGTGGATGAAGATTTTGAGGTGGAATTTCGTCCGCAGGCCTCCGCGCCCCTTCGGGAGGAGACGCAGCTTACCCGGGAGGACCTGGAAGTGATCTTTTTTGAAGGCGACGAGGTCCCGGTGGGGGAATTGGTGCGGGAGCAGGTTATCCTCTCCGTACCGGACAAACGTCTCTGCCGGGAGGACTGTCGCGGACTGTGTCCGGTGTGCGGAAAGAATCTCAACACCGGAGAATGTGGATGCCCACGGCGGGCCCAGAGCCCCTTTGCCGTGCTTAGGGAATTGATGGCCCGCAAGGCCCAAACCGGTTAA
- the plsX gene encoding phosphate acyltransferase PlsX, translating into MRVALDVMGGDYAPREILSGARKALKENSDLFLLLVGPEEVLEKFPSHERVEKVPAPEWVEMEEAPAEALRKKPRASIRVALELIKEGQAQAVVSAGNSGATFGAALLTLGRLPGVLRPAIATVLPTLGRPAVLIDAGANVDCKPVHLFQFALMGALFSERILGIKRPRVGLLSIGEEGGKGNFLVKRAHALLSESPLNFVGNVEGRHIYSGEAEVIVCDGFVGNICLKVSEGVAEALGEMLKREVRRDPLALLGFSLARRALSRFRHKVDWREYGGAPLLGVNGVVIIGHGRSDARAIKNALFTASRFVKTGLVEKLRLSLSAERPDDLQVVS; encoded by the coding sequence ATCCGGGTCGCCTTGGACGTCATGGGGGGAGATTACGCCCCCCGAGAAATACTTTCCGGGGCCAGGAAAGCCCTAAAGGAAAATTCCGATCTTTTTCTCCTTCTGGTGGGCCCGGAGGAGGTCCTGGAGAAATTTCCTTCCCACGAACGGGTGGAGAAGGTCCCGGCCCCGGAATGGGTAGAGATGGAGGAAGCCCCGGCCGAAGCCCTGCGCAAGAAACCCCGGGCCTCCATCCGGGTGGCCTTGGAGCTGATAAAAGAAGGGCAGGCCCAGGCGGTAGTAAGTGCCGGCAATTCCGGGGCCACTTTCGGGGCGGCCCTTCTGACCCTGGGGAGGCTTCCCGGAGTCCTGCGCCCGGCCATCGCTACCGTGCTCCCCACCTTGGGCCGACCGGCGGTCCTCATCGATGCCGGGGCCAATGTGGACTGTAAGCCGGTACACCTTTTCCAGTTTGCCCTCATGGGCGCCCTCTTTTCCGAAAGGATTCTGGGGATTAAGCGCCCCCGGGTGGGACTACTTTCCATCGGAGAAGAAGGGGGCAAGGGCAACTTCCTGGTCAAAAGGGCCCACGCCCTCCTTTCCGAAAGTCCCCTCAACTTCGTGGGTAACGTGGAGGGGCGACATATTTATTCCGGGGAGGCCGAAGTCATCGTCTGTGACGGTTTTGTGGGCAATATCTGTCTCAAGGTCTCCGAAGGGGTGGCCGAGGCCCTGGGGGAGATGCTTAAGCGGGAGGTGCGTCGCGATCCCTTGGCCCTTCTGGGCTTTTCCCTGGCCCGAAGAGCCCTTTCCCGCTTTCGACATAAGGTAGACTGGCGGGAGTATGGCGGGGCCCCCCTCCTCGGGGTCAACGGGGTGGTCATCATCGGTCACGGGCGCTCGGATGCCCGGGCCATAAAAAACGCCCTTTTTACCGCCAGCCGCTTTGTAAAGACCGGTCTGGTGGAAAAACTCCGCCTTTCCCTTTCTGCAGAAAGACCCGACGATCTTCAGGTCGTATCATGA